A single Alcanivorax borkumensis SK2 DNA region contains:
- the hrpB gene encoding ATP-dependent helicase HrpB: MARVFPVDNAIEPLLKALKRYNRTILEAPPGAGKSTRVPLALLDSEWGANGKILMLEPRRVAARSVATFMASQRGEPVGRSVGYRTRTDTQVSAHTRLEVVTEGILTRMLLKDPELPGVSLVIFDEFHERSLNADLGLALMLETCEAFRLDLGLLVMSATLDCGPLEHLLGAPVIRSEGQSYPVTVSYVPVSAREDWRDHCAEQVMALVDTAGVMLVFLPGQGDIRRVASQLNQCGCTTPVTSLYGGLPLDKQQQVLALAATEPRLIVLTTNVAETSLTIEGVTHVIDSGFAREPVYDPARHRSRLVTRRISEANARQRSGRAGRLGPGHSVRLWGKSEVLARYQLPEIQRVGLDRLVLDLARWGSREPQQMPWLDAPPQAAWNSAVQRLQSAGALDENGSLTSRGEAIAQLPVDPSLASLLIVAGEAGLAESAAQLVALLSERDILPGEGVDLRRRLEALENQPQRFGAVLAEARRLKINNGHSEQRWRDAMGTLLASVYPLQISRRRSGGRGRYQMADGPGLFLHDSDSLQGTEWLLVMDTDGQPKDARIRLAWPLTEDEVEAAQEQHGVWREQVGWDAERQRVSGRRERMLGNLVLQSQTLTSLDSEQRITGLLAGIRQLGLAVLPWDESWRQWQARVVRLACVQPDGHWPDVSEAGLLSDLEQWLAPYLAGMRSVVDLKKLPLGVALSSLLTLEQQRQLKQDMPESVVIPTGRSVRLDYTGEQVVLAAKLQELFGLKTLPALAGGALSITVHLLTPAGRPAAITDNLARFWAENYAAVRKDLRGRYPKHPWPENPLDAQATGLTKRRLGQ, translated from the coding sequence ATGGCGAGAGTTTTTCCGGTAGATAACGCGATTGAGCCGCTTTTAAAAGCGTTAAAAAGGTACAATCGTACCATTCTTGAAGCGCCACCTGGCGCCGGGAAATCCACTCGTGTACCGCTGGCTCTACTGGACAGTGAGTGGGGTGCCAACGGCAAAATATTGATGCTGGAACCACGCCGGGTGGCCGCACGCTCCGTGGCCACTTTTATGGCCTCCCAGCGGGGGGAGCCGGTGGGGCGATCCGTGGGCTATCGCACCCGTACTGACACCCAGGTAAGTGCACACACTCGCTTGGAAGTGGTGACTGAAGGCATACTCACGCGCATGTTACTCAAGGACCCGGAACTACCCGGTGTCAGCCTGGTTATCTTTGATGAATTTCATGAACGGTCACTGAATGCGGATCTTGGTCTGGCGTTAATGTTGGAGACCTGTGAGGCATTTCGTTTGGACTTGGGCTTGCTGGTGATGTCTGCCACTTTGGACTGCGGGCCGCTGGAACATTTGCTTGGAGCGCCGGTGATACGCAGCGAAGGGCAGAGCTACCCGGTAACGGTGTCCTATGTGCCCGTTTCTGCGCGCGAGGATTGGCGGGATCATTGTGCCGAGCAAGTCATGGCGTTGGTTGACACCGCTGGCGTGATGCTAGTCTTTCTGCCGGGTCAGGGGGATATACGCAGGGTTGCCAGTCAGTTAAATCAGTGTGGTTGTACTACACCGGTCACCTCACTCTACGGGGGGTTGCCGCTGGATAAGCAACAGCAGGTGTTGGCGCTTGCGGCCACTGAACCGCGATTAATCGTGCTGACCACCAATGTGGCGGAAACCAGCCTGACCATTGAGGGAGTGACCCATGTGATTGACAGCGGGTTTGCCCGTGAGCCGGTTTATGATCCGGCAAGGCATCGCAGTCGGCTGGTGACCCGCCGTATCAGTGAGGCCAATGCCCGTCAGCGCAGTGGTCGGGCCGGGCGGTTGGGCCCAGGTCACAGTGTCCGCTTGTGGGGGAAGTCGGAGGTATTGGCACGTTATCAGTTGCCGGAAATTCAGCGCGTGGGGCTTGATCGTCTGGTGCTAGATTTGGCCCGCTGGGGCAGTCGTGAACCGCAACAAATGCCATGGTTGGATGCGCCCCCTCAAGCGGCCTGGAACAGTGCGGTGCAGCGGCTGCAAAGCGCGGGTGCTTTAGACGAAAATGGCTCGCTGACCTCACGAGGAGAGGCCATCGCGCAGCTGCCCGTGGACCCGTCACTGGCGTCACTATTGATTGTTGCAGGCGAAGCCGGATTGGCGGAGTCCGCAGCTCAGCTGGTTGCGCTGCTGTCCGAGCGGGATATTCTCCCTGGCGAGGGAGTGGACCTGAGGCGACGGCTGGAAGCGCTGGAGAATCAACCTCAGCGTTTTGGGGCAGTGCTGGCCGAGGCGCGGCGCCTGAAAATCAATAACGGCCATTCCGAACAGCGCTGGCGTGATGCGATGGGGACGTTGTTGGCCTCAGTGTATCCGTTACAGATCAGTCGCCGGCGTAGCGGTGGTCGAGGGCGTTATCAAATGGCCGATGGCCCCGGCCTGTTTCTACACGATAGTGACAGTTTGCAGGGCACGGAATGGCTGCTGGTGATGGATACCGATGGTCAGCCTAAAGACGCGCGTATTCGGCTCGCTTGGCCACTGACAGAAGACGAAGTCGAGGCTGCCCAAGAGCAGCATGGGGTGTGGCGAGAACAGGTCGGCTGGGATGCAGAGAGGCAGCGTGTGAGTGGTCGCCGTGAGCGGATGCTGGGCAATCTGGTGCTGCAAAGCCAGACGTTGACGTCGCTGGATAGCGAGCAACGGATAACCGGGCTGTTAGCCGGTATTCGTCAGTTGGGACTGGCTGTGCTGCCCTGGGATGAGTCCTGGCGGCAATGGCAGGCACGGGTTGTTCGTTTGGCTTGCGTGCAGCCAGATGGGCACTGGCCGGATGTGAGTGAGGCAGGATTGTTGTCTGATCTAGAACAGTGGTTAGCACCGTATCTAGCAGGAATGCGCAGTGTGGTAGACCTGAAAAAACTGCCGCTGGGAGTGGCACTGTCGAGCCTTTTAACTCTGGAGCAGCAGCGCCAACTGAAACAGGACATGCCAGAGAGTGTGGTGATTCCCACCGGGCGCAGTGTGCGGCTGGATTATACCGGCGAGCAGGTGGTGCTGGCCGCCAAACTGCAGGAGTTGTTTGGCTTGAAAACGCTGCCGGCACTGGCTGGTGGTGCCCTGTCGATTACGGTGCATCTGCTTACGCCGGCGGGCCGCCCGGCAGCCATCACCGATAATCTGGCCCGGTTCTGGGCAGAAAACTACGCAGCGGTGCGCAAGGATCTGCGCGGACGTTACCCCAAACACCCGTGGCCGGAGAATCCGCTGGATGCTCAGGCTACCGGTCTTACCAAACGACGGCTGGGACAATAG
- a CDS encoding transglutaminaseTgpA domain-containing protein — translation MARIYQVPSHTQLWLTLAVTFCAIPQLLKGPLWQTGLFALVVVIRALVNRQRMALPGRIIRSLLLMAVVALTFYSFGRLYGPEAGVALLVSLFGLKYLEVVSQRDAYVLLVLGFFVCATSLLFSQSPLMFLYVLLCMVLLTACLAGINHSDTRASGGQHLKRAGVIMAQAIPLMLILFVLVPRVAPLWNMQVGNGKARTGMTDSMAPGQISELSESSALAFRVAFEGEMPPPAQRYWRGLTLSYFDGRAWQQAIPKGMDKESYLYRGGGNAPDWMTALTAGRSDGNSYAYQVIVEPTQRRWLFAMPVPFVSGEGVSLARDMRLVSNNPVSQRQSYRVVSVPAATRRLPLAPQEEALMLSIPDDSGRRARGLAQRWRLDSDADTAVVQQALAYFRQQPFHYTLRPPKLVADPIDDFLFRSRKGFCEHYASSFTFLMRAAGIPARVVVGYQGGEQNSLGSHLLVRQYDAHAWSEVWLEGQGWVRVDPTGAVAPERVEHGLRAALEDEQSGTGLSGIELDAFAGSGLLGAMREWADYVDFRWQTWVLGYDSQLQLSVLGKLLGQVTPLRLAVTLIVSIALLLGLYGLYLFWHTPAHRQSSMEKEFWHLYQHVQSRGLRLSPGLTPSLLAEAISERWPRAASPAHDWARYYQRSLYDPQQKPGKQQMRHLRGLRNRLCKLLD, via the coding sequence ATGGCGCGCATTTACCAGGTCCCTTCCCACACTCAGCTCTGGCTGACGCTTGCGGTGACGTTCTGTGCGATACCCCAGCTGCTCAAAGGTCCGCTTTGGCAGACCGGTTTATTTGCGCTGGTGGTGGTGATCCGCGCACTGGTGAACCGGCAACGAATGGCGCTCCCCGGTCGTATTATTCGCAGCCTGCTATTAATGGCTGTGGTGGCGCTCACCTTTTATAGTTTTGGCCGCCTTTATGGGCCGGAAGCCGGGGTCGCCTTGCTGGTTTCGCTGTTTGGGCTCAAATACCTAGAGGTAGTGAGCCAGCGCGATGCCTATGTGTTGTTAGTGTTGGGTTTCTTTGTCTGCGCCACGTCGTTGCTATTTTCGCAAAGCCCGCTGATGTTCCTCTACGTGTTGTTGTGCATGGTGCTGCTCACCGCGTGCTTGGCGGGGATTAATCACAGCGATACCCGCGCCAGCGGGGGGCAGCATCTTAAACGTGCCGGGGTGATTATGGCCCAGGCGATACCGTTGATGCTGATTCTGTTTGTGCTGGTGCCCAGGGTCGCCCCATTATGGAATATGCAGGTGGGCAACGGTAAAGCGCGCACCGGGATGACAGACAGCATGGCACCGGGACAGATTAGTGAGCTATCAGAGTCGTCCGCCCTAGCGTTCCGGGTTGCCTTTGAGGGCGAGATGCCGCCCCCGGCGCAACGCTACTGGCGGGGGCTCACTCTGAGTTATTTCGATGGCCGCGCCTGGCAGCAGGCTATTCCCAAAGGCATGGACAAAGAGAGCTATCTGTATCGTGGCGGCGGGAACGCGCCGGACTGGATGACGGCGCTTACCGCTGGACGTAGCGACGGCAATAGTTACGCCTACCAAGTGATTGTCGAGCCCACCCAGCGCCGTTGGCTGTTTGCCATGCCGGTACCTTTCGTGAGTGGCGAGGGGGTTAGTTTGGCCCGGGATATGCGACTTGTGTCAAATAATCCGGTCAGTCAGCGACAGAGCTACCGGGTGGTCAGTGTGCCAGCGGCGACCCGTCGGCTGCCATTGGCGCCCCAGGAAGAAGCGTTGATGCTGTCGATTCCGGATGACAGCGGTCGCCGGGCTCGAGGGCTGGCTCAGCGGTGGCGCCTAGATAGCGACGCAGATACGGCAGTGGTGCAGCAGGCTCTTGCCTATTTTCGTCAGCAACCTTTCCACTACACACTGCGGCCGCCAAAACTGGTGGCCGATCCCATCGACGATTTCTTGTTCCGTTCGCGCAAGGGCTTCTGTGAGCACTATGCTTCCAGTTTTACTTTTCTTATGCGGGCTGCGGGCATTCCTGCTCGGGTGGTGGTGGGCTACCAAGGCGGGGAACAGAATAGCCTGGGGTCTCACTTACTGGTTCGCCAGTATGACGCCCATGCTTGGAGTGAGGTCTGGCTGGAGGGGCAAGGATGGGTGCGGGTAGACCCAACCGGAGCGGTGGCCCCGGAGCGGGTGGAACACGGGTTGAGGGCGGCTCTTGAAGATGAACAATCCGGGACGGGGCTAAGCGGGATTGAGTTGGATGCTTTTGCTGGCAGTGGTTTGCTGGGGGCCATGCGTGAGTGGGCAGATTATGTGGATTTTCGCTGGCAGACCTGGGTGCTTGGCTATGACAGCCAGTTACAACTGTCCGTACTCGGCAAGTTGCTTGGGCAGGTCACCCCCCTACGGTTGGCCGTAACGTTGATAGTGTCTATTGCGTTGTTGTTGGGGTTGTATGGCCTGTATCTGTTTTGGCATACCCCGGCGCATCGTCAATCCTCAATGGAAAAGGAATTCTGGCATCTATATCAACATGTTCAGAGCCGAGGGTTGAGGCTGTCACCTGGGTTAACCCCTTCATTATTGGCTGAAGCCATTTCTGAACGCTGGCCTCGGGCCGCAAGCCCGGCCCATGACTGGGCCCGCTACTATCAACGGTCGCTGTACGATCCGCAGCAAAAACCCGGCAAACAGCAAATGCGCCATTTACGTGGCTTACGTAATCGCTTGTGCAAATTATTGGATTAG